Within Raphanus sativus cultivar WK10039 unplaced genomic scaffold, ASM80110v3 Scaffold3308, whole genome shotgun sequence, the genomic segment caacaaaaaaaaaacagaagcaaTCAATGTCTTATTCTTCCCTCAAATTGCCAATCTTTCTCATTCTCTCATCTCTTCTCCATGCCGCTTTAGGTACGTACACATATAtctactgtatatatatatatatccaatcGTTAGAGCTCATGATCAAGTTTAACATGATCTTCTCCATTTGTTTCACTCATAtcaattccaatttttttttccaaaatcattCTTGGTTAGACAAGTTTTCAGTCTTTACATCATGTAAAGAACCATAGATTTCATATCTTGACCAACTACATGACCGCTTTAAGATAGACCatatgaaatattattcttttatgttaacatttgatttttttcttaatcagtTTATGTTTTTTGGCCTTTTATAGGGGAAGAAATCATTTGTGAGAATCTGCCCGCTAGTATGTGCGCGTTCTCGATATCTGCTACCGGGAAAAGATGTTTACTGGAGACAGCTAACGTCGCCGGAGAATACACTTGCCGGACTTCCGCGGTGGAAGTTAAAGGAATTGTAAACCACGTGGAGAGCTACGAGTGTGTAGCCGCTTGTGGTGTTGATCGGAAAACCGTAGGGATCTCATCGGACGCAATGATGGAGGCAGGATTCGCCGCTAAGCTTTGCTCTCCGGCTTGTTTGGATTATTGTCCTAACATTCTTGATCTTTATTTCAATCTCGCTGCCGGTGAAGGTAAgatcttgagcttcttctttTAGTCTTCATGCATACGTTGTCATTTTTTGGTATTCTTATGAAATATTAGAATTTTCGAGAATAAGGGCcatgctttaaaaaaaaaaaaattaatgtaatcCACATAAATAAATAGGTAGAAACAATTAAAGGTATATATTTCCTAACTATAAAGCATATATATAACATTAGATCCGTTACATAATTAAGGTTTCTTTACAAAACATATGTTTGAGAAAATTCATATACCAAAATGTgaaaacaaaattgtatttACCAAATCAGGAAAAAAACAAGGTTATTGCCGTAAATAAAATGTTGAAATATATACTTATCATGTTTAATGTGGCTGATATGAATGAATTAAGAAATCCTAAACTTGTGagttgtgtgtgttttgtgtaTTTCGATATTTTCCTTGTGTTGTGTggagccttttttttttaattagacgTCAATGCATGAACTCACTTTCATAATTCTGGTGTTTCTTACCGTCAAGGCAAGGAATTTCAGTTAGGAACTTGATTT encodes:
- the LOC130506497 gene encoding uncharacterized protein LOC130506497, coding for MSYSSLKLPIFLILSSLLHAALGEEIICENLPASMCAFSISATGKRCLLETANVAGEYTCRTSAVEVKGIVNHVESYECVAACGVDRKTVGISSDAMMEAGFAAKLCSPACLDYCPNILDLYFNLAAGEGAFLPDLCDAQRTNPHRSMLEMLSSGGAPGPASETAPGPVSDSDSSAPALAPAAM